Proteins co-encoded in one Capsicum annuum cultivar UCD-10X-F1 chromosome 9, UCD10Xv1.1, whole genome shotgun sequence genomic window:
- the LOC107840820 gene encoding uncharacterized protein LOC107840820, with protein sequence MDMYFISVIGGVRNLEEQTLLIKQVEKVAKKFNARFVINIGELGEEDPLVQNATLRFPSVKIPWYSTRALRGRGVNHYLKQFKFAHGSLDIIVVDTGLYEASSNGAGDRQSQWLIDTLENSESKWCIAVGFHPLVACEEDTSQTEPKREFQSLDGVFLKYGVDAYISGPACANDVEERPIAKPKTGTARYKGPLLTKMNRNSPYSMEKVNGFLLHKVSALEIVSILNVARTHQKCRQVHVRCRIFQK encoded by the exons ATGGATATGTATTTTATTAGTGTTATAGGGGGTGTTAGGAATCTTGAAGAACAGACACTTCTTATCAAACAG GTGGAGAAGGTAGCGAAAAAGTTCAATGCAAGATTCGTTATCAACATAGGCGAACTTGGGGAGGAGGATCCACTTGTACAAAAT GCTACTTTGCGTTTTCCTTCCGTGAAGATTCCGTG GTACTCGACACGAGCTCTTAGAGGACGAGGGGTGAATCACTACCTTAAACAATTCAAGTTTGCCCATGGAAGTTTAGATATTATAGTTGTGGATACAGGATTATATGAG GCTTCTTCAAATGGTGCCGGGGATAGACAGTCACAGTGGCTGATAGACACACTCGAAAATAGTGAAAGCAAATG GTGCATTGCTGTTGGATTTCATCCGTTGGTAGCCTGTGAAGAAGATACTTCTCAAACGGAACCCAAACGCGAATTCCAATCTTTAGATGGCGTATTTCTGAAATATGGGGTG GATGCATATATAAGTGGTCCGGCTTGTGCCAACGATGTCGAGGAAAGACCTATCGCGAAACCCAAAACTGGAACGGCCAGATATAAAGGACCTTTGCTGACAAAAATGAATCGGAACTCGCCTTACTCGAT GGAGAAAGTAAATGGATTCCTCCTTCACAAAGTCAGTGCTCTAGAAATTGTGAGTATTTTGAATGTTGCTCGGACTCATCAAAAATGTCGACAAGTGCATGTCAGATGTAGGATctttcaaaagtag
- the LOC107840822 gene encoding ABC transporter I family member 1, which produces MSLRGPPLPRLLLNNVSCMRNAQQILRHVNVSLHDGGALVLTGTNGSGKSTFLRMLAGFSKPSAGEILWNGHDITDSGVFQQYKLQLNWLSLKDAIKEKFTVLDNVQWFEVLEGKQGRSLPALQLMGLGRLVNDKARMLSMGQRKRVQLARLLAIDRPIWLLDEPSVALDDEGVKLLEYIIAEHRKKGGIVIVATHLPIEIEDAMFLRLPPRFPRRMTLVDMLDRGGLD; this is translated from the coding sequence ATGTCTTTGCGTGGACCTCCACTTCCTCGACTTCTGCTGAACAATGTCTCGTGTATGAGAAATGCTCAACAAATTTTGCGCCACGTTAATGTTTCCCTCCATGATGGTGGTGCACTTGTATTAACGGGCACTAATGGCTCCGGTAAATCCACGTTCTTGCGTATGTTGGCTGGTTTCTCGAAACCATCAGCTGGCGAGATACTTTGGAATGGTCACGACATAACCGATTCAGGAGTTTTTCAGCAGTACAAACTCCAGCTCAACTGGCTCTCTCTTAAGGACGCGATCAAAGAGAAGTTCACGGTCCTCGACAATGTTCAATGGTTCGAAGTTCTTGAAGGTAAGCAAGGACGGTCTCTGCCAGCTTTGCAGCTTATGGGGCTCGGAAGATTAGTAAACGATAAAGCACGTATGCTTTCTATGGGTCAACGGAAAAGGGTACAACTCGCCAGATTGCTAGCCATTGATCGGCCTATTTGGTTGCTCGATGAACCTTCAGTAGCATTGGATGACGAAGGTGTGAAATTGCTCGAGTATATTATCGCAGAGCACAGAAAAAAAGGCGGTATCGTCATTGTTGCCACTCATCTGCCAATCGAGATCGAGGATGCAATGTTCTTAAGGCTTCCACCAAGGTTCCCGAGACGGATGACTTTGGTAGACATGCTCGATCGAGGCGGCCTCGACTAA
- the LOC107840821 gene encoding sarcolemmal membrane-associated protein — translation MAGLLAWAADVVGGGKSNEEDDNPNSIPLIFTPQQQSYLIDLDRKATSLTRTIQDLRLRIPPPDISERLPHLHAHSLASNNALALQLNAHSATKEQAQLREITLQEENAEYDKAISDYENKIQVKSQEADLLRSKLQEMALVEENLRSELERAQAAAASESVQSNDYLIKNDSEAQEDEESANSALLRKLEEKKKELTFMEEAVHDLEKKWTEVQDYALKQPCPAQREKILDKQLHSLIEQLASKQAQAEGLANEVHLKEMELERLNGLWRKLEADADTNATRNRGRQKPGRLEKLHKLMLLRSAFVVYILVLHILVFIKISF, via the exons ATGGCAGGTTTATTGGCATGGGCAGCAGATGTAGTAGGAGGTGGGAAAAGCAATGAGGAAGATGACAACCCAAATTCAATCCCTTTAATTTTCACTCCACAACAACAATCTTACTTAATAGATTTGGATCGAAAAGCCACTTCTCTTACTCGTACGATCCAAGATCTACGGCTTAGAATCCCTCCACCTGACATCTCAGAGCGTCTTCCTCATCTACACGCTCATTCCCTCGCCTCTAATAACGCTCTTGCTCTTCAGCTTAATGCTCACTCCGCCACCAAAGAACAg GCACAATTAAGAGAAATTACTCTGCAAGAAGAAAATGCCGAGTATGACAAGGCTATCTCAGATTACGAGAATAAGATTCAGGTGAAGTCACAGGAAGCTGACCTTCTAAGGAGCAAATTGCAG GAAATGGCCTTAGTTGAAGAAAACTTAAGGTCAGAGTTAGAACGAGCACAGGCTGCAGCAGCCAGTGAGTCTGTGCAATCAAATGACTATCTGATTAAAAATGATAGTGAAGCTCAAGAAGATGAGGAATCTGCAAATTCTGCGTTGCTGCGGAAattagaggagaagaagaaggaactg ACATTTATGGAAGAAGCTGTGCATGACCTGGAGAAAAAATGGACTGAAGTCCAAGATTATGCACTCAAGCAACCTTGCCCAG CTCAGCGGGAGAAAATATTGGATAAGCAGCTTCATAGTCTAATAGAGCAACTTGCCTCAAAGCAG GCTCAAGCAGAGGGCCTTGCTAATGAAGTTCATCTAAAGGAGATGGAATTAGAGAGATTAAATGGTCTTTGGAGGAAGCTTGAAGCAGATGCAGATACTAATGCCACTCGGAATAGGGGACGTCAAAAGCCTGGTAGACTGGAAAAGTTGCATAAGCTTATGTTGCTCAGGTCAGCTTTTGTTGTGTACATTTTAGTACTccatattttagtattcattaAGATTTCATTCTAG